In Pseudomonas sp. P5_109, the genomic window ACCGGATTGGTGGACGGCTATGAGTTTCTCAAGTCCCTGGAACGCAGCGAACCAGAACTGCGTGAGTGGCTGGATGACACGCCGGTAGAGTTTGTCGCCACCGCCAAACCGGGCGAACCGGGACAGCGGCGGGTCAAGGAGTACATCCTCACGCCTACGGAGGACGGGGATATTTTCCGCTTCAGCTACAACCAGTTTCACTACGGCGATGTAAACCCTTCCACGGAAGCTCTACAACAATCCCTGGTCGCCAACAGCACCTCGCCGTTGGCCAGGTTTGCCGTGCTCGGCGAGGCGTACTTCGTCGAGCACAACGTTGCGGTGCTGATTCCCGACGGATGCCTGCTGATTTGGGACAACTGGCGCATGATCCACGCCCGCAGTCGTTACACTGACCCGGCGCGCAACCTGACCCGCTATTGGCTGACCTGATATTTCCGGCGCCCTTCATTCTTTTGGCGTACCCCTTGGCGGGTACGCGTCTTACAGGTATCGCGTCATGCAAACAGCAATCGAGATCGCCCAGGTCGATCATCAACTGATCGTGCGGCTCAACCAGGCCTGGACCAAGCGCGCCTCAGTTTGTGCGCCGGACAGGGCCCGGATCGACGAAGCGTTCGACCCGCTGCGCCCGGATTACCCGGAGTGCATGGTGCCGTTCTTCCATCATCCGAAGTTCCAGGCCTTGAGCGACGAACTCAAGAGCAGCGTGGTGACTTGGGGCTGGATCGGCTACAACCTGCGCACCGTCACCGCCGAAGAACACATCGTCAATCCGGCCCTCAGCGTGATTGCCAATCAGTACCTGGGCAAGGACGACTGGCATTTTCGCGAGGCCATGCAACAAACCCTGATCGACGAGCACTACCACACGTTGATGCACCTGCGCGCGATCGAACGGACCCGGCTGGATCGGGCGCTGGATCAGAATCTGGACTTGCCACCCTCGGTCACTTACCTGCGCCTGAAAGCGCAGCGTGAAGCACTGCCCGAGCAATGGCAGCGGGATCTGGCGGCGATCACCTTTGCGGTGGTGGCCGAGATCAGCGTCAACGCCTATCTGGATTTGCTGGCGGACGACCAGACCATCCAGCCGCAGAACCGCCGCGTGGCCGAACTGCACAACCGCGACGAATACGCCCACAGCAAGGTGCTGGCCGAAGTGGCCAAGGTCATGTACGCGAACATGCAGCCCATTCAGCGGGAATTTTTCGCACGCAACCTGTCGGTGGCGCTGAGTGCTTTTATCGCTCAGGACTACTCGATGTGGGAGGCGATTCTGACGCAGCTTGGGGTCGAGGATGCGGCGCTGATCATTGCCGACACCCGCGAGAGCAACAAGAACGCGACCATCATGCGTGACTACAGCGGTCTGCATAAGCTGGCCCGGGACCTGGGCATCAGCGACCAGATCGATTTCGACTTCCGTCCGACCCTCAAAACCACGGCGCTCGCCTGAACCCGGAGGTGCTTATGTCCACGCCTGT contains:
- a CDS encoding TauD/TfdA family dioxygenase — its product is MSDQGIVASQPCISLGHRHEELSTLGWTVLTPEEFADDVVGTLREFGPIIPQFNGQMAFPITRKPGYEDLPYSQSMNGIGPHTEAPVYGPPPRYLALHCHKQATCGGGHTGLVDGYEFLKSLERSEPELREWLDDTPVEFVATAKPGEPGQRRVKEYILTPTEDGDIFRFSYNQFHYGDVNPSTEALQQSLVANSTSPLARFAVLGEAYFVEHNVAVLIPDGCLLIWDNWRMIHARSRYTDPARNLTRYWLT
- a CDS encoding diiron oxygenase → MQTAIEIAQVDHQLIVRLNQAWTKRASVCAPDRARIDEAFDPLRPDYPECMVPFFHHPKFQALSDELKSSVVTWGWIGYNLRTVTAEEHIVNPALSVIANQYLGKDDWHFREAMQQTLIDEHYHTLMHLRAIERTRLDRALDQNLDLPPSVTYLRLKAQREALPEQWQRDLAAITFAVVAEISVNAYLDLLADDQTIQPQNRRVAELHNRDEYAHSKVLAEVAKVMYANMQPIQREFFARNLSVALSAFIAQDYSMWEAILTQLGVEDAALIIADTRESNKNATIMRDYSGLHKLARDLGISDQIDFDFRPTLKTTALA